A region from the Achromobacter seleniivolatilans genome encodes:
- a CDS encoding amino acid ABC transporter ATP-binding protein — protein sequence MIRLEKIEKAFGGNPVLKQVDVSIAEGSVTALIGPSGSGKSTLLRCVNLLEVPDRGALIIGPETVQFEPGRKLARDQVQRVRKQTGMVFQNFQLFPHQTVIGNVMEGLLTVQKWPLDRARARAEELLRKVGMAEKADVWPATLSGGQQQRVAIARALAPAPRVLLCDEPTSALDPGLAAEVVDVLRQLATEGMTMLMATHDLRLAASVSREVVFLLDGTVVESGESRTIFTRPADPRTATFISTLTQDTGEALRT from the coding sequence ATGATCCGCCTAGAGAAAATCGAGAAAGCCTTTGGCGGCAATCCCGTGCTGAAGCAAGTGGATGTCAGCATCGCCGAAGGCAGCGTCACCGCACTGATTGGCCCTTCCGGCAGCGGCAAAAGCACCTTGCTGCGCTGCGTGAACCTGCTTGAGGTCCCGGACCGCGGGGCATTGATCATCGGCCCGGAAACCGTGCAATTCGAACCCGGCCGCAAGCTGGCCCGCGATCAAGTGCAGCGCGTGCGCAAACAGACAGGCATGGTGTTCCAGAACTTTCAATTGTTTCCGCACCAGACGGTCATCGGCAATGTCATGGAAGGATTGCTGACCGTGCAGAAGTGGCCGCTGGACCGCGCCCGCGCTCGTGCCGAGGAACTGCTGCGCAAAGTGGGCATGGCCGAGAAAGCGGACGTCTGGCCCGCTACGCTGTCGGGCGGCCAGCAACAACGCGTGGCTATTGCCCGCGCGCTGGCGCCTGCGCCACGCGTTCTGCTGTGCGACGAGCCTACGTCAGCGCTAGATCCGGGCCTGGCGGCGGAAGTGGTGGATGTGCTGCGTCAGCTGGCCACGGAAGGCATGACCATGCTGATGGCCACGCACGATCTGCGTCTGGCCGCCAGCGTTTCCCGCGAGGTGGTGTTCTTATTGGATGGCACGGTGGTGGAATCCGGCGAGTCCCGCACGATTTTTACCCGCCCCGCTGACCCGCGCACCGCTACGTTCATTTCGACCCTGACGCAAGATACGGGCGAGGCACTGCGGACCTGA
- a CDS encoding amino acid ABC transporter permease, giving the protein MADSFWPLLHAGLVFTVPLTLMSFALGLALAFLVALIRLFGPAPLVAVVRFYVWLIRGTPLLVQLFVIFYGLPSVGIVLDPLPAALIGFTLNVGAYNSEVIRGAIESITKGQWEAAYSLSMTRAQALRRTILPQAARVAVPPLSNSFIALVKDTSLAAVLTVPEIFQAAQRIAAVTYEPLILYTEAALIYLVFSSVLSAAQVRLEKRFGQHAVFSEKSR; this is encoded by the coding sequence ATGGCGGATTCGTTCTGGCCGCTGCTGCATGCGGGGCTGGTGTTCACTGTGCCGCTCACCCTGATGTCATTCGCGCTGGGACTGGCGCTGGCCTTTTTGGTGGCGCTGATCCGCCTGTTCGGACCCGCGCCCCTGGTGGCCGTGGTGCGCTTTTACGTATGGCTGATACGCGGAACGCCACTGCTCGTGCAGCTGTTCGTGATCTTCTATGGCCTGCCCAGCGTGGGCATTGTGCTGGACCCCTTGCCCGCCGCGCTGATCGGCTTCACGCTGAACGTCGGCGCCTACAACTCGGAAGTCATCCGCGGCGCGATCGAATCCATCACCAAAGGCCAATGGGAGGCCGCGTATTCATTAAGCATGACGCGCGCGCAGGCGCTGCGCCGCACGATCCTGCCGCAAGCCGCCCGCGTGGCGGTGCCGCCCTTGTCCAATTCTTTTATCGCCCTGGTCAAAGACACTTCGCTGGCGGCCGTGCTCACGGTGCCTGAAATCTTCCAGGCCGCGCAGCGCATCGCCGCCGTCACCTACGAGCCGCTGATTCTGTACACCGAAGCCGCGCTGATCTACCTGGTGTTCAGTTCCGTTCTGTCTGCCGCGCAGGTCCGTCTGGAAAAGCGTTTTGGCCAGCACGCGGTGTTTTCCGAGAAAAGCCGATGA
- a CDS encoding amino acid ABC transporter substrate-binding protein: MKLLRSLFIAGLVQAAALSAAYAQSGLDQIKSAGTLKIGTEGTYAPFTFHDASGQLTGFDVDIGRAIAERLGVKPQFVEGKWDGLIAGLDAKRYDAVINQVGITDARKAKYDFSDPYISSAAVLIVRDDNTSIKSFADLKGKKSANTLTSNFGKLAQSHGAEVVAVQGFNEAIDLLTSGRVEATVNDNLSFLDFKKQKPNAKVKIAATDTTAEFSNSGVLIRKGNPELQAAINKALADIKADGTYKTISVKYFGTDLSAK, translated from the coding sequence ATGAAACTCTTACGCTCGTTGTTCATTGCCGGCCTGGTCCAGGCCGCCGCCCTGTCAGCTGCCTACGCCCAGTCCGGGCTGGATCAGATCAAATCGGCTGGCACGCTCAAAATAGGCACCGAAGGCACCTATGCGCCCTTCACCTTCCACGATGCGTCGGGCCAGCTTACTGGTTTTGACGTAGACATTGGGCGCGCCATCGCAGAACGCCTGGGCGTAAAGCCGCAATTCGTTGAAGGCAAGTGGGACGGACTGATCGCGGGCCTGGATGCCAAGCGCTATGACGCAGTCATCAACCAAGTGGGCATCACCGATGCGCGCAAGGCCAAATACGATTTCTCTGATCCCTACATCTCATCGGCGGCAGTGTTGATCGTGCGCGACGACAACACCAGCATCAAGTCCTTTGCCGATCTGAAGGGCAAGAAGTCAGCCAATACTCTGACCAGCAATTTTGGCAAGCTGGCGCAAAGCCATGGCGCGGAAGTCGTCGCCGTGCAGGGCTTTAACGAAGCCATCGACCTGTTGACCTCTGGCCGCGTCGAAGCCACCGTGAACGACAACCTGTCTTTCCTGGACTTCAAGAAGCAAAAGCCAAACGCCAAGGTCAAGATCGCCGCCACCGATACCACCGCTGAATTCAGCAATTCCGGCGTGCTGATCCGCAAGGGCAACCCCGAACTGCAAGCCGCCATCAACAAGGCGCTGGCCGATATCAAGGCCGACGGCACGTACAAGACAATCTCGGTGAAATACTTCGGCACGGATCTGTCAGCCAAATAA
- a CDS encoding P1 family peptidase, producing the protein MEIGVEQQWNRRAFMMTAAGAAALAGVMPAQGASASRLTPGGGSITDVSGLRVGHYTDTRRPTGCTVIIAEAGATAGVDVRGAAPGTRETDLLNPVNMVEKVHAIVLSGGSAFGLDAASGVMRYLEEKKIGFDVGVAYVPIVPAAILFDLGVGDASIRPDAAAGYQACKSATADAPQEGNVGAGAGATVGKLYGPKRAMKGGIGSASLTVAGVTVGAIVAVNAVGDVLDPATGQILAGARTPDGKMLLDTRAAILAGDLPKSMREGTATTIGVVATDARLTKAQAQKIAGMAHDGLARTINPIHTMLDGDTIFALGTGASNKPANVMLLGVMAAEVMAIAVQRAILAARAIEGYPAALDFAA; encoded by the coding sequence TTGGAGATCGGTGTGGAACAGCAATGGAACAGACGGGCTTTCATGATGACGGCCGCAGGCGCGGCGGCGCTGGCCGGGGTGATGCCTGCCCAAGGCGCCAGCGCATCGCGGTTGACGCCGGGCGGGGGCAGCATCACAGACGTATCGGGCTTGCGTGTTGGCCACTACACCGATACCCGGCGTCCGACGGGCTGCACGGTCATCATCGCCGAGGCCGGCGCCACTGCGGGTGTCGATGTGCGCGGCGCGGCGCCGGGCACTCGTGAAACCGACTTGCTGAACCCCGTCAATATGGTGGAAAAGGTGCATGCCATTGTGCTGTCCGGGGGCAGCGCCTTCGGGCTGGATGCGGCCTCTGGCGTCATGCGCTACCTGGAAGAAAAGAAGATCGGCTTCGACGTGGGCGTGGCCTATGTGCCCATAGTGCCCGCTGCCATTTTGTTCGATCTGGGGGTGGGCGATGCGTCGATCCGCCCCGATGCCGCGGCGGGTTATCAGGCCTGCAAATCGGCCACGGCCGATGCGCCGCAAGAAGGCAACGTCGGCGCGGGCGCGGGCGCCACGGTGGGCAAGCTGTATGGCCCCAAGCGCGCCATGAAGGGCGGTATCGGCAGCGCGTCGCTGACGGTGGCTGGCGTGACGGTCGGCGCGATTGTTGCAGTCAATGCCGTAGGCGACGTGCTGGACCCGGCGACCGGCCAGATTCTGGCTGGCGCACGCACGCCGGACGGCAAGATGCTGCTGGATACGCGCGCCGCGATCCTGGCAGGCGACCTGCCCAAATCCATGCGCGAAGGCACGGCCACCACGATTGGCGTTGTGGCTACAGATGCCAGGCTGACGAAGGCGCAGGCGCAGAAAATCGCCGGTATGGCGCATGACGGTTTAGCCAGAACCATCAACCCTATCCACACCATGCTGGATGGCGACACGATTTTTGCGCTGGGCACCGGCGCCTCGAACAAGCCGGCCAACGTCATGCTGCTGGGCGTGATGGCGGCCGAGGTCATGGCGATTGCGGTGCAGCGCGCCATTCTGGCTGCCCGTGCGATCGAGGGTTACCCTGCTGCGTTGGATTTTGCTGCCTGA
- the trhA gene encoding PAQR family membrane homeostasis protein TrhA produces the protein MYEGERLNGATHLAGLGLAVVASGALISRAAQLQVTTQQIISCAVFAASMIAVYASSVLYHCSRGQNKARWAKADHCAIYLLIAGTYTPLAFGPVENAWGAAMGVAIWLLAAVGISRELWWARGAAPALPLYLAMGWLGVMFAAPIAGALSTAGLVWLLAGAAAYTVGTLFYVNDKRWRHAHGVWHLFVMGGSACHFVTVFGFLRYAPP, from the coding sequence ATGTACGAAGGCGAACGACTCAATGGCGCGACGCATCTGGCCGGCCTGGGGCTGGCGGTGGTGGCGTCGGGAGCGCTGATTTCGCGCGCGGCGCAACTGCAAGTCACGACGCAGCAGATCATCAGTTGCGCGGTGTTCGCGGCGTCGATGATTGCCGTCTACGCCTCATCTGTGCTGTATCACTGCAGCCGCGGGCAGAACAAGGCGCGCTGGGCCAAGGCGGACCACTGCGCCATCTACCTGCTGATCGCCGGTACCTACACGCCGTTGGCGTTCGGACCTGTGGAAAATGCCTGGGGCGCGGCGATGGGCGTGGCGATCTGGCTGCTCGCCGCGGTTGGCATCAGCCGCGAACTTTGGTGGGCGCGCGGCGCGGCGCCCGCCTTGCCCTTGTATCTGGCGATGGGGTGGCTGGGCGTAATGTTTGCCGCGCCCATAGCAGGGGCCCTGTCCACGGCGGGTTTGGTCTGGTTACTGGCGGGGGCGGCGGCCTACACCGTGGGGACGCTGTTCTATGTCAACGACAAACGCTGGCGTCACGCGCACGGAGTCTGGCACCTGTTCGTGATGGGCGGATCGGCCTGCCATTTCGTTACGGTATTTGGTTTTCTGCGCTACGCCCCGCCATAA
- a CDS encoding Lrp/AsnC family transcriptional regulator, whose amino-acid sequence MQIDAIDQRILYRLQENGHLSNQDLAEQVSLSPSACLRRVRALEESGLIRNYRAVLDAEKLGFELEAIVHVTLDQSRPGWHEEFLAGIALHDEITEASIVTGASNYILTVRTRNLAAFSQFVEDKLSKLTGVRDQCSHIVMRKVKNRDGMLPLAAWR is encoded by the coding sequence ATGCAAATTGACGCCATTGATCAGCGCATTCTGTACCGGCTGCAAGAGAACGGCCACTTGAGCAATCAGGACTTGGCCGAGCAAGTTTCGCTGTCTCCGTCAGCATGCCTGCGCCGCGTGCGGGCGCTGGAAGAAAGCGGACTAATCCGAAATTACCGGGCAGTACTGGATGCCGAAAAACTGGGTTTTGAGTTGGAAGCCATCGTCCACGTCACACTGGATCAATCGCGTCCGGGCTGGCACGAGGAATTCCTGGCAGGCATCGCTTTGCATGACGAAATCACCGAAGCCAGTATCGTCACGGGCGCCTCCAACTACATCCTGACCGTGCGCACACGCAATTTGGCGGCGTTCTCGCAGTTTGTGGAAGACAAACTCAGCAAGCTCACCGGCGTGCGCGATCAGTGCTCGCATATTGTCATGCGCAAGGTGAAGAACCGCGACGGCATGCTGCCGCTAGCCGCCTGGCGCTGA
- the kynU gene encoding kynureninase: MNTREDCVAADRSDPLASLKERFELPAGVLYMDGNSLGVMPKTAAARAAGVINHEWGVNLIRSWNTAGWFEMPVRLGDKLGALLGAREGELVVTDTTSLNIFKALAAALRIQQTEHPQRRVILSERDNFPTDLYMIQGMIDLLQQGYEMRLIDKDLPLEKALDDSVAVMLLSHVNYRSGQMHDMRAVTAQAHERGVLTIWDLAHAAGAVPIDLNGANADFAVGCTYKYLNGGPGSPAFIWVAPRHIKNFWQPLSGWWGHTRPFDMTVAYEPAGGIRRYLCGTQPIVSLAMVECGLDVAHAADMTEVRKKSLALGDLFISLVEERCEGHPLTLVTPRNHADRGSHVSFCHPNGYEVMQALVARGLIGDYREPEVLRFGLTPLYFGYADVWDAVDILKDVLDNRTWDKPEFKERAAVT, from the coding sequence ATGAATACTCGCGAAGACTGCGTCGCCGCAGACCGGTCCGATCCCCTGGCCTCGTTGAAAGAGCGATTTGAATTGCCTGCCGGCGTGCTCTATATGGACGGCAATTCGCTGGGTGTCATGCCCAAGACTGCCGCCGCCCGCGCCGCTGGCGTCATCAACCACGAATGGGGCGTCAACCTGATCCGCAGCTGGAACACCGCCGGCTGGTTCGAGATGCCCGTCCGACTGGGCGACAAGCTGGGCGCTCTGTTGGGGGCGCGCGAGGGCGAGCTTGTTGTTACCGACACTACGTCGCTCAATATCTTCAAGGCATTGGCTGCCGCGCTGCGCATTCAGCAAACTGAACACCCCCAGCGCCGTGTCATCCTGTCTGAACGCGATAACTTCCCGACCGATCTTTACATGATCCAGGGCATGATCGACCTGCTGCAGCAGGGTTACGAGATGCGCTTGATCGATAAGGATCTGCCGCTTGAAAAGGCGCTGGATGACTCCGTTGCCGTGATGCTGCTGTCGCATGTGAATTACCGCAGCGGCCAGATGCACGACATGCGCGCAGTCACGGCGCAGGCGCACGAGCGCGGCGTGCTGACCATCTGGGATCTGGCGCATGCCGCAGGCGCGGTGCCTATCGATCTGAACGGCGCCAATGCCGACTTTGCCGTGGGTTGTACCTACAAGTACTTGAATGGCGGCCCGGGTTCGCCCGCCTTCATCTGGGTGGCGCCGCGCCACATCAAGAATTTCTGGCAGCCGCTGTCGGGCTGGTGGGGCCATACACGTCCGTTCGACATGACCGTGGCCTATGAGCCTGCGGGCGGCATCCGCCGCTATCTGTGCGGCACGCAGCCCATCGTGTCTCTGGCAATGGTGGAATGCGGGCTGGATGTGGCCCACGCCGCCGACATGACGGAAGTGCGCAAGAAGTCGCTGGCGCTGGGCGATCTGTTCATTTCTCTGGTTGAAGAGCGTTGCGAAGGCCACCCGCTCACCTTGGTCACACCGCGTAATCACGCGGACCGTGGCAGCCACGTCAGTTTTTGCCATCCGAACGGCTACGAAGTGATGCAGGCATTGGTCGCGCGCGGGCTGATCGGTGACTACCGCGAGCCCGAGGTCCTGCGCTTTGGTCTTACGCCCCTGTACTTCGGGTATGCCGATGTCTGGGACGCTGTGGACATCCTGAAAGACGTGCTGGACAACCGCACTTGGGACAAGCCGGAATTCAAGGAACGAGCCGCCGTGACCTGA
- a CDS encoding amino acid permease, whose translation MQPQQKSFSEISEREQGLKRRLTSGQMSMIAIGGAIGTGLFLGSKFAIGFAGPSVIISYAIGGLITLLLMGCLAEMTVAHSTSGSFGAYAEHYIGPLAGFLVRYAYWSCVVLAVGTEVTAVAEYMEFWFPDVPGWLWVCTFSAALIVINAMSVKAFGTIEYWFSTIKITAIVAFIILGAYVVWGNPQYGTAQYTAHGGFFPNGLWGMWIAVVISIFSYLSVEMIAVAAGEAEDPEQAVKKAFRATIVRLVVFYLLTLALILAIVPWDKAGKEGSPFVTVMQAMDIPGAAGVINFIVLVAALSAMNSQLYITTRMMFSLSRAGHAPSLFGRLTRSGTPLNALLLSTSGIAIAVVLKVLYPESAFTLMMAISMFGALFTWMMIFVTHYFFRRRWAREGGAQLSFRMPGFPVLTLLGAFAMLAILITTAFTGVFKLTLVFGVPFLLILAALYFLLFKKRAEAVVLKTRTQRS comes from the coding sequence ATGCAGCCGCAGCAAAAAAGCTTTAGTGAGATTTCTGAACGCGAACAGGGGCTCAAGCGGCGCCTGACGTCGGGTCAGATGAGCATGATCGCCATTGGGGGCGCCATCGGAACGGGGCTCTTTCTTGGCAGCAAGTTCGCCATCGGTTTTGCCGGACCCAGCGTGATCATCAGCTACGCCATTGGCGGGCTGATCACGCTGCTGCTCATGGGCTGCCTGGCGGAAATGACCGTGGCGCACTCCACCTCGGGCTCCTTCGGCGCCTATGCAGAACACTACATCGGGCCATTGGCCGGATTTCTGGTGCGCTATGCGTATTGGTCTTGCGTCGTGCTGGCGGTAGGCACCGAAGTGACGGCGGTGGCCGAATACATGGAGTTCTGGTTCCCCGATGTGCCTGGGTGGCTGTGGGTATGTACCTTTTCGGCCGCGCTGATCGTCATTAACGCAATGAGCGTGAAGGCCTTTGGCACGATCGAATACTGGTTCTCTACCATCAAGATCACGGCCATCGTCGCTTTCATCATCCTGGGCGCCTATGTGGTCTGGGGCAACCCCCAATACGGCACGGCGCAGTACACGGCGCACGGCGGCTTCTTTCCCAATGGCCTGTGGGGCATGTGGATTGCGGTGGTGATCTCGATTTTCAGCTACCTGAGCGTCGAGATGATTGCCGTGGCCGCAGGCGAGGCCGAGGACCCGGAGCAGGCCGTCAAAAAGGCATTTCGCGCCACCATCGTCCGCCTGGTTGTTTTTTACCTGCTGACGCTGGCGCTGATCTTGGCGATCGTGCCCTGGGATAAAGCGGGCAAGGAAGGCAGTCCTTTTGTGACGGTCATGCAGGCGATGGATATTCCTGGCGCGGCGGGTGTCATCAACTTCATCGTTCTGGTGGCGGCCTTGTCCGCCATGAACAGCCAGCTCTACATCACGACCCGCATGATGTTCAGCCTGTCGCGCGCGGGGCATGCGCCGTCGCTGTTCGGCCGGTTGACGCGTAGCGGAACGCCATTGAACGCGCTGTTGCTGTCCACCAGCGGCATCGCCATCGCCGTCGTGCTGAAGGTGCTGTATCCCGAGTCTGCATTCACGCTAATGATGGCGATTTCGATGTTCGGTGCGCTGTTCACGTGGATGATGATCTTTGTGACGCACTACTTCTTCCGCCGCCGCTGGGCGCGGGAAGGGGGCGCCCAGCTGTCGTTCAGGATGCCCGGCTTTCCGGTGCTGACGTTGTTGGGCGCATTTGCAATGCTGGCGATTCTGATCACGACGGCTTTCACTGGCGTCTTCAAGCTGACGCTGGTGTTTGGCGTGCCGTTCTTGCTGATCTTGGCTGCGTTGTATTTCCTGCTGTTCAAAAAGCGGGCCGAGGCAGTCGTGTTGAAGACGCGTACGCAACGTTCCTGA
- a CDS encoding VOC family protein, whose product MSDTNFVIFYVEKPEASAAFYSALLQRPPVEVSATFALFALDSGLMLGLWSRYTVEPAAAGRGGASELAFTVADAGALDQRHVEWSLRGLPILQAPTDMDFGRTFVALDPDGHRLRVFAPAPEPAKTQEPVRVATAQAS is encoded by the coding sequence ATGTCCGACACCAATTTCGTCATCTTCTACGTAGAAAAGCCCGAAGCCAGCGCCGCGTTCTACAGCGCGCTGCTGCAACGGCCCCCCGTTGAAGTTTCCGCCACGTTTGCTTTGTTTGCGCTGGACTCCGGGCTGATGCTTGGCCTGTGGTCGCGCTACACCGTGGAACCGGCCGCGGCTGGACGCGGCGGCGCGTCTGAACTCGCCTTCACGGTAGCCGATGCCGGTGCGCTTGATCAGCGCCACGTGGAGTGGAGCCTGCGCGGACTGCCCATTCTGCAAGCCCCGACCGACATGGATTTTGGACGCACCTTCGTTGCGCTGGACCCAGACGGCCACCGGCTGCGCGTATTTGCACCAGCGCCGGAACCCGCCAAGACGCAAGAACCGGTCAGGGTCGCAACAGCCCAAGCCAGCTGA
- a CDS encoding helix-turn-helix transcriptional regulator, with the protein MSRTERLLDLLQTLRRHRLPVSGHRLAAEMGISLRTLYRDIATLQCQGAEIEGEPGVGYVLRPGFMLPPLMFSTEEIEALVLGTRWVAGRSDEHLGLAARNALAKIGAVLPKELRDELDAIPLLVAPSAAAVVDRVDVALIRQAIRAEQKLEISYRDDKGLDSARVIWPFALGFFDSVRIVMAWCELRGDFRHFRTDRIASLAAGGRYPRRRHALLKEWQAINQASKKC; encoded by the coding sequence ATGTCCCGTACTGAAAGACTTCTGGACCTGCTCCAGACCCTGCGCCGCCACCGCCTGCCCGTCAGCGGCCATCGCCTGGCGGCCGAGATGGGAATCAGCCTGCGCACGCTGTACCGGGATATCGCCACCCTGCAATGCCAGGGCGCCGAAATCGAAGGCGAACCGGGCGTGGGTTACGTGTTGCGACCCGGCTTCATGCTGCCGCCGCTGATGTTCAGCACGGAAGAAATCGAGGCGCTGGTGCTGGGCACGCGATGGGTCGCGGGCCGTTCCGACGAACACCTGGGTCTGGCCGCGCGCAACGCGCTGGCCAAAATCGGCGCGGTGCTGCCAAAAGAGCTGCGCGACGAGCTGGATGCGATTCCGTTGCTGGTCGCCCCCAGCGCCGCTGCCGTCGTCGACCGGGTCGATGTGGCATTGATCCGCCAAGCTATTCGCGCCGAACAGAAGCTGGAAATCTCGTATCGCGACGACAAAGGTCTGGACTCGGCCCGCGTGATCTGGCCGTTTGCACTGGGCTTTTTTGACAGCGTTCGTATCGTCATGGCGTGGTGCGAATTACGTGGCGACTTCCGCCACTTCCGCACCGACCGGATTGCCAGCCTGGCCGCTGGCGGGCGTTATCCCCGCCGCCGGCACGCTTTACTGAAAGAGTGGCAGGCGATCAATCAAGCGTCCAAAAAATGCTGA
- a CDS encoding CopD family protein — MFYSVLKFVHVLAVILWVGGMLFAHCFLRPAAAQLEPPVRLKLMVAVLGPFLNAVLASIVLILVSGAWMIGKMAKEAAQTGGSFFMPLSWTLMACGGLVMMAIFGHIRFALYKRLRAAVAASDWPLGGQTMAVIRLAVGVNLILGIVTLGVVFLV; from the coding sequence ATGTTCTATAGCGTTCTGAAATTCGTGCATGTGCTCGCCGTGATCCTCTGGGTTGGGGGCATGCTGTTTGCGCACTGTTTCCTGCGGCCGGCGGCCGCGCAGTTGGAACCCCCGGTGCGCCTGAAGTTGATGGTTGCCGTGCTGGGCCCTTTTCTGAACGCCGTGCTGGCGTCCATCGTGCTGATTCTGGTGTCGGGCGCGTGGATGATCGGAAAAATGGCCAAAGAGGCCGCGCAAACCGGCGGCTCCTTCTTTATGCCGCTCAGCTGGACCCTGATGGCCTGTGGCGGCTTGGTCATGATGGCCATCTTTGGCCACATCCGGTTTGCGCTCTATAAGCGCCTGCGCGCCGCAGTGGCCGCGTCCGATTGGCCCCTGGGCGGACAGACCATGGCAGTCATCCGCTTGGCGGTCGGCGTCAACCTGATCCTGGGGATCGTGACGTTGGGCGTCGTCTTTTTGGTCTAA
- a CDS encoding sigma-70 family RNA polymerase sigma factor produces the protein MTNPVLASGDAVQLLYRSHHGWLHSWLRAKLGNTFDAADLAQDTFVRVLRHRHELDALREPRAYLTTIAKRLLLNHHRRRSVEQAYLEALALMPEPIAPSAEQRLIILETLQEIDEMLAGLSLPARQAFLMAQLEGLSHGEIAARLNVSLRSVHRYIARGFEQCIMAIS, from the coding sequence GTGACCAACCCCGTGCTCGCCTCAGGCGACGCCGTTCAACTTTTGTATCGCAGCCATCATGGATGGCTGCATAGCTGGTTGCGCGCGAAATTAGGCAATACCTTTGATGCTGCCGATTTGGCTCAGGACACGTTTGTCCGGGTGTTGCGCCATCGCCATGAGCTGGACGCGCTACGCGAACCCCGTGCTTATCTGACCACGATCGCCAAGCGTCTGCTGTTGAATCATCACCGCCGCCGCTCGGTGGAACAGGCGTATCTGGAAGCATTGGCGCTGATGCCCGAACCGATTGCGCCGTCGGCCGAGCAGCGGCTGATCATTCTGGAAACGTTGCAGGAAATAGATGAGATGCTGGCGGGTCTTTCCTTGCCGGCGCGCCAGGCTTTCCTGATGGCGCAGCTGGAAGGCCTGAGCCACGGTGAAATCGCAGCCAGGCTCAATGTGTCTTTGCGGTCCGTGCATCGCTACATCGCGCGGGGATTCGAACAATGCATCATGGCGATCAGTTGA
- a CDS encoding FecR domain-containing protein translates to MHHGDQLNAPAEQAGEQLPAVERNVAREAARWLLRLSSGRATDADVHACDQWRASKVENEYAWQRAQRVNARFGLIPSALGMATLIRPELKQRRAALKAFVALMVAGPVGWAAWRADPLDWTADYRSAVGERRNVTLADGSTLQLNTDSAVDVEFDAATRLVRLRSGEIAVHAVADASLPARPFVVRTHLGEIEALPSRFCVREDGGRCQVSVQEGQVRVSSGAHPGRFLSLSAGEQGSLSEAALSPPMAADPHAGDWMRGVLYASQLRLDGFAAELGRYRRGVLRCDPEIAHLRISGAFQLNDTDAVLAALPATLPVQVIYRTPYWVTIGPRVSTA, encoded by the coding sequence ATGCATCATGGCGATCAGTTGAACGCGCCGGCCGAACAGGCGGGCGAACAACTGCCCGCCGTGGAACGCAATGTGGCGCGCGAAGCCGCGCGTTGGCTGCTGCGCCTGAGTTCAGGCCGCGCCACGGACGCCGATGTGCATGCCTGTGACCAATGGCGCGCCAGCAAGGTGGAAAACGAATATGCCTGGCAGCGTGCGCAACGGGTGAATGCCCGCTTTGGGCTGATTCCGTCGGCGCTGGGCATGGCGACGCTGATCCGCCCTGAACTGAAACAACGCCGTGCCGCGCTGAAGGCATTCGTGGCGCTGATGGTGGCAGGGCCGGTGGGCTGGGCCGCCTGGCGCGCCGATCCACTGGACTGGACCGCCGATTACCGCAGCGCGGTGGGAGAACGGCGCAATGTGACGCTGGCTGACGGTTCCACCTTGCAACTGAACACGGACAGTGCTGTCGATGTCGAGTTCGATGCCGCGACGCGTCTGGTGCGGCTGCGGTCGGGCGAGATTGCCGTGCACGCCGTGGCGGATGCCTCCTTGCCCGCGCGTCCGTTTGTGGTGCGCACACATCTGGGTGAAATCGAAGCGCTGCCCTCGCGGTTTTGTGTGCGCGAGGACGGGGGGCGATGCCAGGTCAGCGTGCAGGAAGGGCAGGTCCGGGTCAGCAGCGGCGCGCACCCGGGGCGTTTCTTGAGCTTGTCTGCGGGTGAGCAGGGCAGTCTGAGCGAAGCCGCGCTGTCGCCGCCCATGGCTGCCGATCCGCATGCGGGCGACTGGATGCGCGGCGTCCTGTATGCCAGTCAATTGCGCCTGGATGGCTTTGCCGCCGAGTTGGGCCGGTATCGCCGGGGCGTTCTGCGCTGCGACCCGGAAATTGCGCATCTGCGGATATCGGGCGCGTTTCAGTTGAACGACACCGACGCGGTGCTGGCCGCTTTGCCAGCCACTTTGCCGGTGCAGGTGATCTACCGCACACCTTACTGGGTCACGATCGGGCCGCGCGTGTCCACGGCGTGA